A stretch of DNA from Poecilia reticulata strain Guanapo linkage group LG18, Guppy_female_1.0+MT, whole genome shotgun sequence:
TGCTGGCAGCGCCGCTGATGCAGAGCGTTTTGGGCCCAAGTCCATGAGCTGGTCTGCCAGGGTTTCCCGGTAAGCCTTCTGTGCGAGAGGTCCAACTCCAACCAACTTGCATTGCTCTTTGTGGAGAAGGAAAGCATTCACCACGGCAATGTCCACCAGGTGAAAAAATAAGGTTTTGTACcactttcttgttttctggAGCACTTGGTGGTACCCAGTCGGCGCATCTGATATATGCACTCCTCCCATGCATCTGAAAGTAAACAAAATCTAATTACAAGAGACATAAAACTCAGCCAGACATTTTACATCACGCATACCGACTGTAGTCCTTTACAGCTGGGGGAACCGGGATCTCTTTCCTTGTCCATCTTCCGTCTCTGACGTTCCTGCCCACCGTGTCCCCTGCATGTGCCGTGTGCAAAGTAGAACACAGACAGACGTCCCTGGTGTCTCTCCACTGGACAAAAAGGACAGAGTCCTTCCGGATCCAGCGGATGCTGCCGTGCTCTGAATTCTTGTCCAGTGCATTTCCAGTCGTTTTCGGAAAAccgtttctgtttgctttgattGCCCCACATGCCCAGATTCTCTTCTCCAGGAGGTCAGTAAAGAGGGCTGGGCTCGTGTAAAAGTTATCCACATATAGCTTGTATCCGGTCCCCAAGACTTTTGTATTCAGAAGCTTTTGTACTGCGTCATGAGTTAAGCCTTTGCCTCCGTTGGGGTCAGCCTTTCCTTCATAAATGAAGTAATCCCAGATGTAGCCATTACTGGAATCGGCTAAAACATAAAGTTTGAAACCCCTCTTCACAGGTTTTGCCTTCATATGTTGCCTGGCTTTGGAGGCAACCGTTCTTTCATCTATGGCAATTTCTTGGCCCGGATGAAAATGCTGGCGACAAGCTTCTCTGATCTTTGTGTACAGAGGCTTCAGCTTTCCAAGGCGGTCGTACTTACGGGTTCCCTTTTTAGATACATTAGCAGCATCGTCTTTTGCACTGCTAAAATGTAGAACTTGAAGAATCTTGAGCCACTTCTGGGCAGATATCACATTAGAGGGAAAATGCAGACTGTACTGATTACCACGCCGCCAGTAGTCTGTCAATGATGAACACCTGACATAACTCATGTACAAAACCAcggacaaaaatgaaaaaaagtccTGCTTGGTAATGTCAGTCCAGGGCGTTTTATCACTCGAGACGTTTGATCGTCCGTACTGATTAGTGTTGGCCAAAATTGTTAGAATGGTTGAGTCTGGGAAAAACAGTTGGAAAAGCTCAACACAGCTGTATTCAAATGTACTAATTAGCTGGGATCCAGGTGTGCGTGACGGACGGAAAACGGGCTGCTGTGGGACGATGTCAGGCTCAGTGGTGTCGGACCACCTGCCCTCACCTGAAGGTGGCGCCTCACTTCTTTCCAGTCTGCTTCCCGCCGCCCCTCTTTTGGGGACAGACAGGTCCAATGCCGTTTCCGAGTCGTTGCTGGTATCCTGGGTCCGAGCAGATTTTTGAACAGGCTCCCAATCAGCATCAGAACCATCACTTGGTCTAAAACAAATGAAGGAAAACGATGACAGCTACCTATCCAGTTGTGGACACACAGAACTAAAAATGGGtcttcatatattttaaatctaatcACCTCCCTCCCCCacctctctctcacacacacacacacacacacacacacacacacacacacacacacacacacacacacacaagtaagCCACACAGAAATACTTCCAAAAGATGATTTGAGTTCAGGGAGAAAAGTTTATctgtataaaacatgttttacttacTCATCAGGAAACGCATCTCCACCGTGGATTTCAGCATATTCTTCCACTGAATCACATTCGGACAGGTCGCTTTCTTCTTCGGATTGATCTTCGTCCGAAGAATCGCTGTCCCTCCTCCTGTCCTTCTCCAATGCCTCTTCCGTAGcgaagttatttgtttttgttcgtTTTACCATTTTTCTGGGTGAAAAATGCTCTCAAAATACTCCTGACGCACATGGAGAGCAGCAAACTGAACACCTTTATTCATGCGGTTCTCTGAGTTCTTTTAAAGTCCACCACCCAAAGTGATACGTTTGCATGACGGTCACTTCATTGGCTGTGCGTTGGTGGCCTTTGAATCAGCGTCTGATATCATTGGGCCGAGATACGTGCCAGAAAGAAGGAGGCACAATTTCAAGTTGTGATCCTTttgtcaaatgaaatgtttaattgcCAAAACTTCTGctgaatttttgtattttgtatttaattaataattccgaaatattttcaaagtgtatttGATAATAAATGCATGCAGTTAAACCTACTGTTTAGTCCAACAATCTAATGaatctatgaaaaaaagtttaattactCTTGACAGTTTTTGTGGACTGGAA
This window harbors:
- the LOC103480930 gene encoding piggyBac transposable element-derived protein 4-like — protein: MVKRTKTNNFATEEALEKDRRRDSDSSDEDQSEEESDLSECDSVEEYAEIHGGDAFPDEPSDGSDADWEPVQKSARTQDTSNDSETALDLSVPKRGAAGSRLERSEAPPSGEGRWSDTTEPDIVPQQPVFRPSRTPGSQLISTFEYSCVELFQLFFPDSTILTILANTNQYGRSNVSSDKTPWTDITKQDFFSFLSVVLYMSYVRCSSLTDYWRRGNQYSLHFPSNVISAQKWLKILQVLHFSSAKDDAANVSKKGTRKYDRLGKLKPLYTKIREACRQHFHPGQEIAIDERTVASKARQHMKAKPVKRGFKLYVLADSSNGYIWDYFIYEGKADPNGGKGLTHDAVQKLLNTKVLGTGYKLYVDNFYTSPALFTDLLEKRIWACGAIKANRNGFPKTTGNALDKNSEHGSIRWIRKDSVLFVQWRDTRDVCLCSTLHTAHAGDTVGRNVRDGRWTRKEIPVPPAVKDYSRCMGGVHISDAPTGYHQVLQKTRKWYKTLFFHLVDIAVVNAFLLHKEQCKLVGVGPLAQKAYRETLADQLMDLGPKRSASAALPAPRLQHRLTYITQDRTAGRRRCRMCQFRTAVKCDKPLCFVPTRDCYNRWHTRIM